The Deinococcus depolymerans genome contains the following window.
AACAGGTTCACCAGAAACGGCCGGTCCGTATGGGCGCGCACGGCCGCCATCGCCCCACCGATCTGCGTGGGCGTCAGGTACGCCGCGCCCAGGCTGCCCAGCCCGCCGGCCTGCGACACGGCCGCCGCCAGGGCCGGTGTGCCCACGCCGCCCGCCATGGGGGCCAGGACGAGCGGGACGCGCAGGGTCGCTTGAAATTCCGGCCAGGACCGCAGTGCGTTCATGCCGCCCAGCGTAGCCTGCGGGGGTGGGGTTCACGCATCCGTTCCGGGCGTTCACGCCGTTTCGCCGCGCGGCGTACGTGGGGTCGCCCGCGCCGCGCCGTCAGTTCCTGCCGCGCGAGTTCATCGCGCCGCTGCTGGACGGCGCGGCCGCCCGATTGCCGCTGCTGGACGCGCCGGACCTGCCGTGGGCGCTGGCCGAGGCGGTGCATGACCCGGCGTTCCTGGCCCGCTGGCGAGACGGGCGGGTGACCCGCATCGAGGAACGGGCGCTGGGCTTTGCGTGGAGCCCCGCGGTGGTCGAGCGGGGCCTGGGCAGCAGCGGCGCGACCCTGGCCGCCACCCGCGACGCCCTGAGCGTGGGGCTGGGAGTGAACCTGGGGGGCGGCACGCACCACGCGCACGCCGGTCACGCCGAGGGGTTCTCGTTCCTGAACGACGTGGCGATCAGCGCCCGCTGGCTGCTGGACTCCGGGCAGGCCAGCCGCATCCTGATCCTGGACCTGGACGTGCATCAGGGGAACGGCACGGCCGCCATCTTTGCCCGCGAGGAACGCGTGCTGACCGTCAGCGTGCACGCGCAGAACAACTACCCCTTCCGCAAGGAGGTCAGCGACCTGGACATCCCCCTGCCCGACGGGACCGGGGACGCCGCGTACCTGAACGCCCTGGACCGCGAGGTGGCGCCGGTCGTGGCGGCCTTCGCGCCGGACTTCGTGTACTACCTGGCCGGGGCGGACGTGCTGGAGGGAGATCAGCTGGGCAAGCTGGCCCTCAGCCCGGCCGGGGTGCGCCGCCGGGACGACCGGGTGCTGCGCTGGGCCGCGCGGGCCGGCCTGCCGACCGTGACCGTCATGGCCGGCGGGTACAACCGCGACCCGCACGCCCTGATCGCCGCGCGCCTGGGCACCCTCGACGCCGCGCTGGGTGCCTTCGGGTGCGCGGCGTCCCCGGCCGGGCCGGCCTGATACGGCTTCCGATTGAACGGGTTGGGCAAACCATTCAACCGGAGTCCGTATGAGGCGTGGCGGTCCGCCCGCCCTCCGTTCAGCGGACCACGAAGTCGATCTCCACGACGGCCGTCACGTCCTTTTCCAGGCTGCTGGTGTCGTAACTGCCGCTGTCCTCAACGCTCGTCTCGAAACGTGGCGTGATCTGGAACACGCCCATGCGGGCGTTCTTCACGGCTCCCACCGAGTTTCCGGCGCTCTGCGCGATGGCCTGCGCGCGGCGCTGCGCGTCCTGGCTCGCCTCCTTCAGCAGCTCGAGTCGCACGTCGGCCAGCCGGGTGTACAGGTACTCGATGTCACTGCTCTCGATGCTCACGCCGTCCGTGCTGGCCTGCACGAACGCGGCAGTGGCGTCGGATACCGCGCCCTGGATCCGGCGGATGTCGTTCGACTGCAGGCGGTAGGTCTCGCTGACCACGAAGCGGGTGCGTTCCACCTCGC
Protein-coding sequences here:
- a CDS encoding histone deacetylase encodes the protein MGFTHPFRAFTPFRRAAYVGSPAPRRQFLPREFIAPLLDGAAARLPLLDAPDLPWALAEAVHDPAFLARWRDGRVTRIEERALGFAWSPAVVERGLGSSGATLAATRDALSVGLGVNLGGGTHHAHAGHAEGFSFLNDVAISARWLLDSGQASRILILDLDVHQGNGTAAIFAREERVLTVSVHAQNNYPFRKEVSDLDIPLPDGTGDAAYLNALDREVAPVVAAFAPDFVYYLAGADVLEGDQLGKLALSPAGVRRRDDRVLRWAARAGLPTVTVMAGGYNRDPHALIAARLGTLDAALGAFGCAASPAGPA
- a CDS encoding SIMPL domain-containing protein (The SIMPL domain is named for its presence in mouse protein SIMPL (signalling molecule that associates with mouse pelle-like kinase). Bacterial member BP26, from Brucella, was shown to assemble into a channel-like structure, while YggE from E. coli has been associated with resistance to oxidative stress.), which produces MTSSSRAGFSAVLATAIASAAFVLTGVLVVRGLGDLRNASDVINVTGSARRSITSDQAVWRFTVRSVDDTSLQGAYRTFRATQPAVDSFLKAQTLKPDELRREPVNAGPERYTVIETLNGENREVERTRFVVSETYRLQSNDIRRIQGAVSDATAAFVQASTDGVSIESSDIEYLYTRLADVRLELLKEASQDAQRRAQAIAQSAGNSVGAVKNARMGVFQITPRFETSVEDSGSYDTSSLEKDVTAVVEIDFVVR